GCAAAACTTTTGCAAATATGGAATTTCGTACTTGTCGGCTGCAATTGACAAAGCGTAAACATGCTTTTCCACTTTTTCTGTAGCTAAACTTCCACTGTAGAGAAACTCTAGGAGAGCATCAAGCTCTTCATGATTGAGTTCCGAGAAAGTAACCGTGTCGGTTGGAGCAGCTTTACACCCATCTGATTCTAACATGTTCTTGAATATATCCGACCTTATTGCCTGGCATTGTTTAAACTCATCAATTTATGTTTATGCAATTGAAAATGGGCTATGGTCTACATTGAGAAATGTGAAATGAATATGCACTAACCAGCAAAGCTCTGTGAGCAGGCAAAGAAGGTCCGGAATTGCCAGGCTTGATTTGAATGTCTGAATGAATTCCATCTCTAAATGCAGCAATTAACCCACCAAGAAATTTAATCTTTTCGTTTAATCCGTCTTCTCTTTGCTTCAATTCCTTCATCCATTTCAATACACTTTCAATTCCCTGCTAACACAGAGCCAAAAATTTAACATTTTCAAACATAGTTATAACTCAATATCATCCTGAGAAATTCAGAAAACAGAAACAGAAGCATATACTACTAGAGATGTACCTTATTAGGAGGAGAAATGCTGTACAAACTCTCCTGATTGGCAGCATCATTATTTTCTAGATTGTTTACAAATGCTATCAAACTCTTGGAACATTCATAACAAGCCAAGCATACTGTGTTTCTTGGAGGCCTTAGGATCATTGGTATCGAGCTACAAACGCAACAATCCA
This portion of the Papaver somniferum cultivar HN1 chromosome 11, ASM357369v1, whole genome shotgun sequence genome encodes:
- the LOC113323587 gene encoding BTB/POZ domain-containing protein At3g56230-like isoform X2, yielding MDCCVCSSIPMILRPPRNTVCLACYECSKSLIAFVNNLENNDAANQESLYSISPPNKGIESVLKWMKELKQREDGLNEKIKFLGGLIAAFRDGIHSDIQIKPGNSGPSLPAHRALLAIRSDIFKNMLESDGCKAAPTDTVTFSELNHEELDALLEFLYSGSLATEKVEKHVYALSIAADKYEIPYLQKFCECKMLELLDSSNTLEVLEISDICSNKILRDAAMNYIVKHMEDIVFSVKYDEFARKNPHLSVQITRALFMEKQHL
- the LOC113323587 gene encoding BTB/POZ domain-containing protein At3g56230-like isoform X1; protein product: MDCCVCSSIPMILRPPRNTVCLACYECSKSLIAFVNNLENNDAANQESLYSISPPNKQGIESVLKWMKELKQREDGLNEKIKFLGGLIAAFRDGIHSDIQIKPGNSGPSLPAHRALLAIRSDIFKNMLESDGCKAAPTDTVTFSELNHEELDALLEFLYSGSLATEKVEKHVYALSIAADKYEIPYLQKFCECKMLELLDSSNTLEVLEISDICSNKILRDAAMNYIVKHMEDIVFSVKYDEFARKNPHLSVQITRALFMEKQHL